One genomic window of Cellulophaga sp. Hel_I_12 includes the following:
- a CDS encoding alpha/beta hydrolase, which translates to MKPTLVLFVLFLCFGAKAQVTQEIFESFKLQERRDVSYYFPEDYTKEKKYPLIIVLDADYLFDNVVANAKFYSTFHGMPQAIIAGIHQSKNQLRLEDCAFDESTGLPSEKAKLFFEFLGMELIPYLETSYNTAPFKMIVGYDITANFANYYLFKEESLFNSYVAISPTLAPEMETRVPARLTAMQKTIFYHLITDGELSKNDNQIPVLNTALKAMDKENLRYFYDNYSNADHISVATYGIGKAFDNVFTMFKPISPTEYKTQILTSEEPVFDYLTNKYDMIEKLFGFRKTVGLNDIMAIYAGSRKKEDVESLKSLADLCKKEYPSTMLGFYFEGEYYEQIGEPKKALRTFEKAFGMEEIDFLTKDMALEKIDALKADFGY; encoded by the coding sequence ATGAAACCTACGCTAGTACTTTTTGTGCTCTTTTTGTGCTTTGGAGCTAAGGCTCAAGTAACTCAAGAAATATTTGAATCGTTTAAACTTCAAGAAAGGCGCGATGTTAGTTATTATTTCCCCGAAGATTATACGAAAGAAAAAAAATACCCACTTATCATAGTTCTTGATGCCGATTATTTATTTGATAATGTGGTGGCTAATGCCAAGTTTTACAGCACATTTCATGGCATGCCTCAAGCTATAATCGCAGGTATTCATCAAAGTAAAAATCAACTACGCCTTGAAGATTGTGCTTTCGATGAGAGTACTGGCTTGCCCAGCGAAAAAGCAAAATTATTTTTTGAATTTTTGGGAATGGAACTCATCCCCTATTTAGAAACAAGCTACAACACGGCCCCTTTTAAAATGATTGTAGGTTATGATATCACCGCAAATTTTGCGAATTATTATCTATTTAAGGAAGAATCACTTTTTAACTCTTATGTGGCTATTTCACCAACCTTAGCGCCTGAGATGGAAACTAGAGTTCCTGCACGATTAACTGCGATGCAAAAAACTATTTTCTATCATTTAATTACCGATGGAGAATTATCTAAAAATGATAATCAAATTCCAGTTTTAAATACGGCTCTAAAAGCGATGGACAAGGAAAATTTGCGTTATTTTTATGACAATTACAGCAATGCCGACCATATTTCTGTGGCGACCTACGGCATCGGAAAAGCATTTGATAATGTGTTTACTATGTTCAAGCCCATAAGCCCAACGGAATATAAGACTCAAATTTTAACCTCTGAAGAACCTGTTTTTGACTACTTAACAAATAAGTATGATATGATCGAAAAGCTTTTTGGTTTTAGAAAAACTGTGGGCTTAAATGATATTATGGCTATCTACGCAGGGTCTCGCAAGAAAGAAGATGTTGAATCGCTTAAGTCACTTGCCGATTTATGCAAAAAAGAGTATCCTAGCACCATGCTCGGGTTTTACTTTGAAGGGGAGTACTACGAACAAATAGGCGAACCTAAAAAAGCACTAAGAACTTTTGAAAAAGCATTTGGTATGGAAGAAATAGACTTTCTAACAAAAGATATGGCCTTAGAGAAAATAGATGCTTTAAAGGCCGATTTTGGCTATTAG
- the glmS gene encoding glutamine--fructose-6-phosphate transaminase (isomerizing), producing the protein MCGIVGYIGHRDAYPIVMKGLQRLEYRGYDSAGVAIYDGKNINLSKTKGKVEDLRKKSEASMSLNGKLGIGHTRWATHGVPNDVNSHPHYSNSEELVIIHNGIIENYDSIKKELIKRGYVFHSDTDTEVLVNLIEEVKKKEGVKLGKAVQIALNQVVGAYAIAVFDKNKPDEIVVAKLGSPLAIGIGENEFFIASDASPFIEFTNNAMYLEDEEMAIIRLGKEIKLRKIKDDSVVYPNIQELQLNIEEIEKGGYDHFMLKEIYEQPRAILDTYRGRLLADQGIIKMSGIDDNLEKFLNANRIIIVACGTSWHAGLVAEYIFEDLARIPVEVEYASEFRYRNPVITDKDVIIAISQSGETADTLAAIKLAKEKGAFVFGVCNVVGSSISRETDAGAYTHAGPEIGVASTKAFTTQITVLTLIALKLAKEKGVFSKSKLHEFLTELENIPSKVEKALLSNNVVEKIAEVYKDATNCLYLGRGYNFPVALEGALKLKEISYIHAEGYPAAEMKHGPIALIDEHMPVIVIATKKGHYDKVVSNIQEIKSRKGKIIAVVTEGDTTVTELADHVIEVPETFESLTPLLTTIPLQLLSYHIALMRGCNVDQPRNLAKSVTVE; encoded by the coding sequence ATGTGTGGAATTGTTGGGTATATAGGTCATAGAGATGCTTATCCTATTGTAATGAAAGGATTGCAGCGCTTAGAATATCGCGGATACGATAGTGCAGGTGTTGCCATCTATGACGGAAAAAACATCAACCTAAGTAAAACCAAGGGAAAAGTTGAGGATTTAAGAAAGAAATCTGAAGCTAGTATGTCACTAAATGGTAAATTAGGAATAGGGCACACGCGTTGGGCTACTCACGGTGTACCGAATGATGTAAACTCTCATCCCCATTACTCGAACTCAGAAGAATTAGTGATCATTCACAACGGAATTATAGAGAATTACGACTCTATTAAGAAAGAGCTGATCAAAAGAGGTTATGTTTTTCATTCAGATACAGATACTGAGGTTTTGGTTAACCTTATCGAAGAAGTAAAGAAAAAAGAAGGTGTAAAACTAGGAAAAGCGGTTCAAATAGCATTGAATCAGGTAGTTGGTGCCTATGCTATTGCTGTTTTTGATAAAAATAAACCCGATGAAATTGTAGTTGCTAAATTAGGTAGTCCCTTGGCTATTGGTATTGGTGAGAACGAATTTTTTATCGCATCGGATGCATCGCCATTTATAGAGTTTACCAATAATGCTATGTATCTCGAAGATGAGGAAATGGCCATTATTCGTTTAGGGAAAGAAATAAAACTTCGTAAAATTAAAGACGACTCAGTAGTTTACCCAAACATTCAGGAGCTACAATTAAATATAGAAGAGATTGAAAAAGGTGGTTATGATCACTTTATGTTGAAGGAAATATACGAGCAGCCAAGAGCTATTTTAGACACCTACAGAGGCCGTTTATTAGCGGATCAGGGAATCATAAAAATGTCGGGTATTGATGATAATTTAGAAAAATTCTTAAACGCAAATAGAATTATCATTGTGGCCTGTGGAACTTCGTGGCACGCTGGCTTAGTGGCAGAATATATTTTTGAAGATTTAGCAAGAATACCAGTTGAGGTAGAGTATGCTTCAGAGTTCCGCTACAGGAATCCCGTTATTACAGATAAAGATGTCATCATTGCCATTTCACAATCAGGAGAAACGGCAGATACCTTAGCAGCTATTAAATTGGCCAAAGAAAAAGGGGCATTTGTTTTTGGAGTTTGTAACGTAGTTGGTTCATCGATCTCAAGAGAAACAGATGCTGGGGCTTACACACATGCAGGACCAGAAATTGGAGTAGCTTCAACCAAAGCGTTTACCACTCAAATTACAGTTTTAACCTTAATTGCATTAAAATTAGCAAAGGAAAAAGGCGTGTTCTCCAAAAGCAAGTTGCATGAGTTTTTGACAGAACTAGAAAATATACCATCAAAAGTTGAAAAGGCATTGCTATCCAACAACGTGGTTGAAAAAATAGCAGAGGTCTATAAAGATGCCACGAACTGTTTGTATTTAGGAAGAGGTTATAATTTTCCAGTGGCCTTAGAAGGTGCTTTAAAGTTAAAAGAGATTAGTTACATTCATGCGGAAGGCTATCCTGCGGCTGAAATGAAACATGGGCCAATTGCCTTAATTGATGAACACATGCCTGTAATCGTTATCGCCACCAAAAAAGGGCATTATGATAAGGTGGTCAGTAATATTCAAGAAATTAAATCGCGTAAGGGAAAAATCATTGCAGTTGTCACTGAAGGCGATACCACGGTAACCGAATTAGCGGATCACGTTATTGAGGTGCCTGAAACTTTTGAAAGTCTTACGCCCTTATTAACTACCATACCCTTACAGTTATTATCCTATCATATTGCCTTGATGAGAGGTTGTAATGTAGATCAACCACGTAACTTGGCAAAATCGGTTACGGTAGAGTAG
- a CDS encoding lysylphosphatidylglycerol synthase transmembrane domain-containing protein: protein MKKSIKKTLKTILPITLGVFLVWYSYHVTSPEDRKQILFYIKEADLFWVGISVLMGILSHVSRAIRWNYLLEPLGYKPKIANNILIILTAYFANLGIPRSGEILRATALSTYEKVPFEKGFGTIVTERVIDLIMLLLVVVIAFFLQTDIILEFFKNRGFNLNSLLLLLGVGVVGSVLTFFLLKKTKHPFINKIKSFLTGLLQGVLSIFKMKHKWAFLAHTFFIWAVYIGMFWVIKYTVPETIALTTSQLLVAFVFGAFAMTATNGGIGLYPIAVSSALAIFGISSTSGDAFGWIMWISQTLMIVVFGAISFLVLPLWNRNNQ, encoded by the coding sequence TTGAAAAAATCCATAAAAAAAACGCTTAAAACAATACTCCCAATTACTTTGGGAGTTTTTTTAGTTTGGTATTCTTATCATGTTACCTCTCCTGAAGATAGAAAGCAAATACTCTTTTACATCAAGGAAGCTGATTTATTTTGGGTTGGTATTTCTGTGCTTATGGGTATTTTAAGCCATGTATCTAGAGCTATTCGTTGGAACTACCTATTAGAGCCCTTAGGCTATAAACCTAAGATAGCCAACAACATTCTTATTATTTTGACGGCTTATTTTGCCAATTTAGGGATTCCAAGATCTGGTGAAATTTTACGTGCAACCGCTTTATCTACCTATGAAAAAGTTCCTTTTGAAAAAGGGTTTGGGACTATTGTAACTGAGAGAGTCATCGATTTAATAATGCTTTTGCTTGTGGTCGTTATCGCATTTTTTTTGCAGACTGATATTATTCTTGAGTTTTTTAAAAATAGAGGTTTCAATCTCAACTCATTATTGCTTTTACTAGGTGTAGGCGTGGTTGGTTCAGTTTTAACTTTCTTTTTATTAAAAAAAACGAAACATCCCTTTATTAATAAAATTAAAAGCTTTTTAACTGGTTTACTACAAGGGGTTTTAAGCATTTTTAAAATGAAGCATAAATGGGCGTTTCTTGCGCATACCTTTTTTATTTGGGCAGTGTACATTGGAATGTTCTGGGTGATAAAATATACCGTTCCAGAAACCATTGCTTTAACCACTAGTCAACTTTTGGTGGCTTTCGTTTTTGGCGCTTTTGCTATGACCGCAACAAATGGCGGCATTGGCCTGTATCCTATAGCGGTAAGCAGTGCCTTAGCTATTTTTGGCATCAGCAGCACTTCTGGGGATGCTTTTGGCTGGATCATGTGGATTTCACAAACACTGATGATTGTTGTATTTGGTGCAATATCTTTTCTTGTTTTACCGTTATGGAACAGGAATAATCAATGA
- a CDS encoding DUF4270 domain-containing protein has product MTFYKKIALPVLSGIMLIAFFSSCEEEITTIGDGIIGGEPFETGKVNFDVFAYNKKISAVKTNELPVYQLGNFQDPIYGKTTAAIVSQIQLSTVNPTFGKFIPSEEVADDEFPTRIAENETVTSVFLFIPNLTNIKDADQDGVPDDLDIDPADPNSDTDGDGVSDNQERLQNTNPLSNDTDGDGILDGEDPVNDRAAFPKEFVLDSIFGSGVNQTFNVKVQRSTYFLRDLDPNANFQQSQEYFSNTPDFNGFLAETIADVDTLTVRNKEILIFNTDDPDTEDEDESKTVKSTIGVGLYLPLSNDFFQENILDKEGSQELLNNQNFKNFLRGLHISISPTDDIYMLLNMLGASINMNYSYQAVNTNGTATDASDDFVETLEDNYVFRLIAGGGINPQTGATLPLIGNVVNTFVNEAYPSEITNALNATSNAERIYLKGGAGAYAELKLFGEDEATSQSIISQLKSNNWIINEANLVFYVDRETLDAAGGTIEPPRLYLYNSETNAPLYNLITELSEPNTRNTLRKNLFFDGILSKENDKGIKYKVRITDYINNLVVRDAENVSIGLALTSDIVNSSVGNAMVIENGVSVMSKIPVMSTVNPFGTVLYGSNVDAANSDKKLQLEISYTKAN; this is encoded by the coding sequence ATGACATTTTATAAAAAAATCGCGCTTCCTGTTTTATCAGGAATTATGTTGATTGCTTTTTTTTCTTCTTGTGAAGAGGAAATTACGACTATTGGCGACGGAATAATCGGGGGAGAGCCCTTTGAAACGGGTAAAGTTAATTTTGATGTTTTTGCGTATAATAAAAAAATAAGCGCTGTTAAAACAAATGAGCTACCTGTGTACCAATTGGGTAATTTTCAAGATCCTATTTACGGTAAAACAACAGCTGCCATTGTATCGCAAATACAATTATCAACAGTAAATCCAACTTTTGGTAAATTTATACCGTCAGAAGAAGTAGCAGATGACGAATTCCCAACTCGAATAGCTGAAAATGAAACGGTAACAAGTGTTTTTCTCTTTATTCCAAATCTTACGAATATCAAAGATGCGGATCAAGATGGGGTACCAGATGATTTAGATATAGATCCGGCAGATCCTAATAGTGACACGGATGGTGATGGTGTTTCAGATAACCAAGAGCGCCTTCAAAATACAAACCCATTAAGTAATGATACAGATGGAGATGGTATTTTAGATGGTGAAGATCCTGTAAATGATAGAGCGGCTTTCCCCAAAGAGTTCGTTTTAGACAGTATTTTTGGCAGTGGTGTAAACCAAACGTTTAATGTAAAAGTACAGCGATCAACTTATTTTTTAAGAGATTTAGATCCAAATGCCAACTTTCAACAATCACAAGAATATTTTTCGAATACACCAGATTTTAATGGTTTCCTCGCCGAAACTATTGCTGATGTTGATACGCTTACCGTTAGGAACAAGGAAATTTTGATTTTCAATACGGATGATCCTGATACTGAAGATGAAGACGAAAGTAAAACGGTTAAATCAACAATAGGTGTAGGTCTTTATCTGCCTTTGAGTAACGACTTTTTTCAAGAAAATATTTTGGACAAAGAAGGTAGTCAAGAATTATTGAACAATCAAAATTTTAAAAACTTTTTAAGAGGCTTACATATCTCAATTAGTCCTACCGATGACATTTACATGCTATTAAATATGTTGGGTGCCAGTATCAACATGAATTATAGTTATCAAGCAGTGAATACAAATGGTACCGCTACCGATGCATCCGATGATTTCGTAGAAACCTTAGAAGATAATTATGTTTTTAGATTAATTGCGGGTGGTGGTATTAACCCTCAAACTGGGGCTACGCTTCCTTTAATAGGGAATGTTGTGAATACTTTTGTAAATGAAGCTTATCCTTCTGAAATTACAAACGCACTAAATGCTACTTCCAATGCGGAACGTATATATTTAAAAGGTGGTGCTGGTGCTTATGCCGAATTAAAACTTTTTGGTGAAGATGAAGCTACCAGTCAAAGTATAATTTCTCAATTAAAAAGTAATAATTGGATTATTAACGAGGCAAACCTGGTTTTTTATGTGGATCGTGAAACTTTAGATGCTGCTGGTGGCACTATTGAGCCACCAAGGTTGTACCTCTATAATTCAGAAACTAATGCTCCTTTATACAATTTAATTACAGAATTAAGTGAGCCGAACACAAGAAATACCTTGAGAAAAAACTTATTTTTCGATGGGATTTTGAGTAAAGAAAATGATAAAGGGATCAAGTATAAGGTGCGCATTACAGATTATATAAATAATCTGGTGGTTAGAGATGCTGAAAATGTTTCTATAGGTCTGGCACTTACCTCTGACATCGTCAATAGTAGTGTGGGTAATGCCATGGTTATTGAAAACGGAGTTTCGGTGATGTCTAAAATTCCAGTAATGTCTACTGTAAATCCCTTTGGAACAGTACTATATGGAAGTAATGTTGACGCGGCGAATAGCGATAAAAAGCTTCAACTAGAAATTTCTTACACAAAAGCTAATTAA
- the panC gene encoding pantoate--beta-alanine ligase, which yields MQLLHTKQELKKYLFPLISKSKTLGLVPTMGALHLGHVSLIQKAYHENEHVVVSIFVNPTQFNNADDLKKYPKTLDKDIALIKKVSPDIIIYAPSVEEIYENQVKAEKYNFEGLDVVMEGEFRAGHFDGVGTIVEELLTSIKPNRAYFGEKDFQQLQIIKKLVAIKNIPVKIIGCAIVREENGLAMSSRNERLSPKLRQRASFIYETLSTAKEKFGTKSALEVTNWVKGQFEKEEDFKLEYFQITDIDRLKPLKRKLKNKQYRAFIAVFADDVRLIDNIAL from the coding sequence ATGCAATTATTACATACAAAACAAGAGTTAAAAAAGTATTTATTTCCATTAATTTCAAAGTCTAAAACCCTTGGCTTAGTGCCTACTATGGGTGCTTTACACCTAGGTCATGTCTCCTTGATTCAAAAAGCGTACCATGAAAATGAACATGTTGTGGTGAGTATTTTTGTGAACCCTACACAATTTAATAATGCCGATGATTTAAAAAAATACCCTAAAACACTAGACAAAGATATTGCCCTTATTAAAAAAGTTTCTCCTGACATCATCATTTATGCACCAAGTGTTGAAGAAATATATGAAAATCAAGTGAAGGCTGAAAAATACAATTTTGAAGGTTTAGATGTGGTCATGGAAGGTGAATTTAGAGCTGGTCATTTTGATGGCGTTGGCACTATTGTCGAAGAATTATTAACCTCTATAAAGCCTAACCGGGCTTATTTTGGTGAAAAAGATTTTCAACAGCTGCAAATCATTAAAAAATTGGTAGCGATAAAAAATATTCCGGTTAAAATTATAGGTTGTGCTATTGTAAGAGAAGAAAACGGACTAGCCATGAGTTCTAGAAATGAAAGGCTAAGCCCTAAACTGCGACAAAGAGCCTCGTTCATCTATGAAACATTAAGTACTGCCAAAGAAAAGTTTGGCACAAAAAGTGCTTTAGAGGTAACAAATTGGGTGAAAGGTCAATTTGAAAAAGAAGAAGATTTTAAATTAGAGTATTTTCAAATTACCGATATAGACCGTTTAAAACCTTTAAAAAGAAAATTAAAAAACAAACAATATAGGGCATTCATTGCCGTTTTTGCTGATGATGTTCGGCTAATCGATAACATTGCCTTGTAA
- a CDS encoding glycogen/starch synthase: MNGKKILFVSSELVPYLPENEVSLMSYETPKMVNSNGGQIRIFMPRYGNINERRHQLHEVIRLSGMNLVINDMDMPLIIKVASIPKERIQVYFIDNEEYFKRKATFTDENGTLFPDNDERAIFFAKGIVETVKKLNWSPDIIHVHGWMASLVPLYLKQYYADEPLFSESKIVTSVYSKGFDGALSGDLVKKIAFDGIPGEHLSGLATPDYNNLLKVAIDYSDAIILASEDVPEDLNNHIANLQKPVLAYVPFHEFEETYANFYNTEVLK; the protein is encoded by the coding sequence ATGAATGGTAAAAAGATATTGTTTGTATCTTCAGAATTAGTACCCTATTTGCCAGAGAATGAAGTTTCCCTGATGTCTTATGAAACCCCTAAGATGGTTAATAGCAATGGAGGTCAAATACGAATCTTTATGCCGCGCTACGGCAATATTAACGAAAGACGGCACCAATTGCATGAAGTGATTCGACTTTCGGGGATGAATTTAGTGATTAACGATATGGATATGCCGTTAATCATAAAAGTTGCTTCCATTCCAAAAGAAAGAATTCAGGTATATTTTATTGATAACGAAGAATATTTTAAGCGTAAAGCTACATTTACGGATGAAAACGGCACTCTTTTTCCTGATAACGATGAGCGTGCTATATTTTTTGCAAAAGGAATCGTGGAAACGGTAAAAAAACTAAACTGGTCCCCAGATATTATTCATGTTCATGGCTGGATGGCTTCTTTAGTGCCATTGTATTTAAAGCAATATTATGCCGATGAACCACTTTTTTCAGAAAGCAAGATTGTAACATCGGTGTATTCAAAAGGTTTTGACGGTGCTTTAAGTGGCGATTTAGTTAAAAAAATAGCTTTTGATGGTATTCCAGGAGAACACCTTAGTGGCTTGGCGACGCCAGACTATAATAATTTGTTAAAAGTAGCGATAGATTATTCTGATGCTATTATTTTAGCCTCGGAAGATGTTCCAGAAGATTTAAATAATCATATTGCCAACCTTCAAAAACCGGTGCTAGCATACGTTCCTTTTCATGAATTTGAAGAGACCTATGCAAACTTTTATAACACTGAAGTCTTAAAATAA
- a CDS encoding TonB-dependent receptor domain-containing protein, with the protein MKKILYFSFLLLGVFGFSQTTVKGTVVDQNSQPIPGSNVVIQGKSVGTVTDFDGNFVLVTSEVPPFKLIITSIGYSEASVDVTTNNQVVSVILNESQTLLDEIVISASRTPERIFESPVSVERFGLKEIKNTSSESFYSGLQNLKGVDVNTNSLTFQSVNTRGFATFANNRFLQLVDGMDNSAPGLNFVLGNLVGMSELEVQSVEILPGASSALYGAGAFNGVLFMTSKNPFDYQGISAYYKTGYTSQEAAGNNAYYDFGIRAAHAFSDKFAIKANFSYLQGEDWHANSIQDLARPGATRENPAFDGLNVYGDEVSTTLNFDDLAVPDGPNGQVNSLPSGTLGSALVSRTGYDELDLANYEAQSVKTDFSVHYKPFADDFEILYNGRVGRGNTIYQGTNRYSIKNFIMQQHKFEIRNNNFFLRGYLTVENSGDSYDTRFAAINVNRSWKQDAPDPNNAATPSWFGDYARTFIGARLGVGTGVQLDETTAHALARQAADRGRLLPGTPEFENAFNSVITNGNLDQGGARFVDNTKLRHADGNYNFTHLTKDFADIQVGGSFREYELNSNGTIFTDKDGPITYSEFGAYMQVQKKLIDDRLKLTGSIRYDKNEFFDGFLSPRLSGVMTLGEKKNHNVRLSVQQGFRNPTTQDLFIGLNAGRAILVGSAPTNLDRDVRVLNNNPQGNAQAIGQGTTSTLTGRNAYENAWSLSSVTAFRESAALPLQERLALLESVNTDFVQPEEITAYELGYRAQLGKVSIDLSGYYNSYANFISNTTVVAPFYGDAELQEVIPGTSTPVAIAALSNTDVQAYQTYTNAEADINSYGATIGVDAKVLGNFDLGASYTYAEFDFDQAAFPDFRPSFNTPKHKVRASFGNTEVFKNVGFNINYRWTDTYFWQATFADGDVPAFTVLDAQVNFSVPSMKSLFKIGGSNILNQEYVTAIGTGNIGSIYYISWGINL; encoded by the coding sequence ATGAAAAAAATTCTATACTTCTCCTTTCTATTGTTAGGAGTTTTTGGTTTTTCTCAAACAACAGTAAAAGGTACTGTTGTGGACCAAAATAGCCAGCCAATTCCAGGCTCGAACGTAGTTATACAAGGAAAATCAGTAGGAACAGTTACTGATTTTGATGGAAATTTTGTCCTTGTAACCTCTGAAGTTCCTCCATTTAAACTTATCATAACAAGTATTGGGTATTCAGAAGCATCCGTAGACGTGACGACCAACAATCAAGTTGTTTCGGTTATCTTAAATGAGTCTCAAACACTTTTAGATGAAATTGTGATTTCAGCTTCTAGAACTCCAGAACGTATTTTTGAATCACCCGTGTCTGTTGAGCGTTTTGGACTCAAAGAAATTAAAAATACCAGTTCTGAATCCTTTTATTCAGGATTACAAAATTTAAAAGGGGTAGATGTAAATACCAACAGTTTAACATTTCAATCTGTTAACACGAGAGGCTTTGCCACTTTTGCTAATAATAGATTTTTGCAATTGGTAGATGGTATGGATAACTCGGCACCAGGTCTTAACTTCGTGTTAGGTAACTTAGTGGGGATGTCAGAGTTAGAAGTTCAGAGTGTTGAAATTCTGCCAGGCGCTTCTTCGGCCTTGTATGGTGCAGGAGCTTTTAACGGTGTTTTATTTATGACCAGTAAAAATCCTTTTGACTATCAGGGAATAAGTGCTTATTATAAAACAGGGTATACCTCGCAAGAAGCTGCTGGAAATAACGCTTATTACGATTTTGGTATTCGTGCAGCACACGCTTTTAGTGATAAATTTGCGATAAAAGCAAACTTCTCTTATTTACAAGGGGAAGATTGGCATGCGAATAGTATACAAGATTTAGCAAGACCAGGGGCGACCAGAGAAAACCCAGCGTTCGATGGTTTAAATGTATATGGCGATGAGGTTTCAACTACCTTAAATTTTGATGATTTAGCGGTTCCTGATGGTCCAAACGGACAGGTAAACTCTTTGCCTTCAGGTACTTTGGGTTCAGCCTTAGTTTCTAGGACAGGGTATGATGAGTTAGATTTGGCGAATTACGAGGCACAAAGTGTAAAAACAGACTTTTCTGTACACTACAAACCTTTCGCTGATGATTTTGAAATTTTATACAATGGTAGAGTAGGTAGAGGTAATACCATATACCAAGGAACTAATAGATATTCTATCAAGAACTTTATCATGCAGCAGCATAAATTTGAGATCAGAAATAATAACTTTTTCCTAAGAGGCTATTTGACTGTTGAAAATTCTGGAGATTCGTATGATACTAGATTTGCCGCAATTAATGTAAACAGGTCTTGGAAACAAGATGCTCCGGATCCAAATAACGCTGCAACTCCATCATGGTTTGGCGATTATGCAAGAACATTTATCGGTGCTAGATTAGGCGTAGGTACGGGAGTTCAATTAGATGAAACAACGGCGCATGCCTTGGCGAGACAAGCCGCTGACCGAGGTAGATTGTTACCTGGTACTCCAGAGTTTGAGAACGCTTTTAATAGTGTTATAACGAATGGAAATTTAGATCAAGGTGGTGCACGTTTTGTGGATAATACCAAATTACGTCATGCCGATGGTAATTATAATTTTACGCACTTGACTAAAGATTTTGCCGACATTCAAGTAGGTGGTTCTTTTAGAGAATACGAGTTAAACTCGAACGGTACTATTTTTACCGATAAAGATGGTCCTATCACGTACAGTGAATTTGGGGCTTACATGCAAGTTCAGAAAAAACTTATTGATGATCGTTTAAAATTAACAGGGTCTATTCGTTATGATAAGAATGAATTTTTTGACGGATTTTTATCCCCTAGATTATCAGGTGTGATGACTCTAGGAGAAAAGAAAAATCATAATGTTAGGTTATCGGTACAACAAGGTTTTAGAAACCCAACAACACAAGATTTATTTATTGGCTTAAATGCAGGTAGAGCTATTTTAGTGGGTTCTGCACCAACAAACTTAGACAGAGATGTTCGTGTACTGAATAATAATCCTCAAGGTAATGCGCAAGCCATAGGGCAAGGAACCACTTCAACCTTAACTGGTAGAAATGCCTATGAAAATGCTTGGTCTTTGAGTTCTGTTACAGCGTTTAGAGAATCAGCAGCCCTGCCACTTCAGGAGCGATTGGCATTACTAGAATCTGTGAATACAGATTTTGTGCAGCCAGAAGAAATTACCGCGTATGAGCTTGGGTATAGAGCTCAATTAGGTAAAGTGAGTATTGATTTAAGTGGGTATTACAACAGTTATGCCAACTTTATTTCAAATACAACTGTGGTAGCACCATTTTATGGCGATGCAGAATTACAAGAAGTTATTCCTGGTACTTCAACGCCAGTAGCCATAGCAGCTTTAAGTAACACTGATGTACAGGCGTATCAAACCTACACCAATGCAGAAGCAGACATAAATTCGTATGGCGCCACTATTGGTGTTGATGCTAAAGTTTTAGGAAATTTTGATTTAGGCGCTAGTTATACCTATGCAGAATTTGATTTTGACCAAGCTGCTTTTCCTGATTTTAGACCTAGTTTCAACACGCCGAAACACAAGGTGAGAGCCTCTTTTGGTAATACAGAAGTTTTTAAAAATGTGGGCTTTAATATCAATTACAGATGGACGGATACGTATTTCTGGCAAGCAACTTTTGCCGATGGTGATGTACCTGCATTTACTGTGCTAGATGCACAGGTGAATTTTTCAGTACCAAGTATGAAGTCCTTATTTAAAATAGGAGGTTCAAATATTCTTAATCAAGAGTATGTAACGGCTATTGGAACTGGTAATATCGGTTCTATATACTATATCTCTTGGGGTATTAATCTATAA
- the panD gene encoding aspartate 1-decarboxylase, producing the protein MHITVVKSKIHRVKVTGADLNYIGSITIDEDLMDAANIIRGEKVQIVNNNNGERLETYAIPGTRKSGEITLNGAAARKVAVGDVLILITYGSMDIEKAKSFNPALVFPNEQNNLLE; encoded by the coding sequence ATGCACATAACAGTTGTAAAATCTAAAATTCACCGTGTAAAAGTTACCGGGGCAGATCTAAATTATATTGGTAGTATTACCATTGATGAAGATTTAATGGATGCGGCTAATATTATTAGGGGCGAAAAAGTTCAAATTGTCAATAATAATAATGGTGAACGCCTAGAGACTTATGCTATTCCGGGCACAAGAAAAAGTGGAGAAATAACCTTAAACGGGGCTGCTGCTAGAAAAGTAGCGGTTGGCGATGTGCTTATTTTAATTACTTATGGTAGTATGGATATTGAAAAAGCAAAAAGTTTTAATCCAGCATTAGTATTTCCTAACGAACAAAATAACTTACTAGAATAA